From a region of the Deltaproteobacteria bacterium genome:
- a CDS encoding response regulator transcription factor encodes MANSKHILLIEDEPAIRDGLQNLFVFHGYRVSACPDGISGLSAALQETVHLVVLDVMLPGKDGFQVCQEIRAAKPNLPIVMLTAKTSEDDIINGLKLGADDYIPKPFSLRILLTKAESLIRRESRDLEAETLSIGPWLISGRNLEAYHTETKKKVELTSREIEILQFLFSRDCNSKTREELLSNVWGYRDASDIETRTVDIHIAKLRKKLESDPKNPTSILTVRGRGYRLVLKNEK; translated from the coding sequence ATGGCGAACTCGAAACACATACTATTGATCGAAGACGAGCCGGCCATCCGTGATGGACTTCAAAATCTATTCGTATTTCATGGGTACAGGGTTTCTGCTTGCCCCGACGGCATTTCCGGGCTGTCCGCCGCTCTTCAGGAAACTGTTCATCTTGTAGTTTTAGATGTGATGCTACCCGGGAAAGATGGTTTTCAGGTGTGCCAAGAAATTCGTGCGGCTAAACCAAATCTCCCCATCGTCATGTTGACCGCGAAAACCTCGGAGGACGACATAATCAATGGACTTAAGCTAGGCGCCGACGACTATATCCCCAAACCGTTTTCGCTAAGAATTCTTTTAACAAAAGCGGAAAGTCTAATCCGGCGGGAGTCTCGAGACCTAGAAGCTGAAACGCTTTCGATAGGTCCTTGGCTAATTTCTGGAAGAAACCTCGAGGCATACCACACCGAAACCAAAAAAAAGGTCGAGCTCACTTCTCGCGAAATCGAAATTCTTCAGTTTCTATTTAGCCGCGACTGTAACAGCAAAACTCGGGAAGAATTATTATCGAATGTTTGGGGATATCGCGATGCTTCGGACATCGAGACTCGAACGGTTGACATTCACATCGCAAAACTCCGTAAAAAACTGGAATCGGACCCCAAAAATCCTACGAGCATCTTAACTGTTAGGGGTCGTGGCTATCGCTTG